The genomic region aaatatagttaaatgttgatgttttatatgttaaatatacttaaatatagttaaatgttgatgttttatattgttaaatatacttaaatattgttaaatgttgatgtttcatattgttaaatatacttaaatgtagttaaatgttgatgttttatattgttaaatatagttaaatgttgatgttttatatgttaaatatacTTAATTACAGTcaaatgttgttaaatattgatgttttatgttgttaaatatagttaaatgttgatgttttatattgttaaatataCTCAATTATagttaaatgttgttaaatatacttaaatgtagttaaatgttgttaaatattgatattttatattgttaaatatagttaaatgttgatgttttatattgttaaatattcttaaatgtagttaaatgttgatgttttatattgttaaatatagttaaatgttgatgttttatatgttaaatatacTTAATTACAGTcaaatgttgttaaatattgatgttttatgttgttaaatatagttaaatgttgatgttttatattgttaaatataCTCAATTATagttaaatgttgttaaatatacttaaatgtagttaaatgttgttaaatattgatattttatattgttaaatatagttaaatgttgatgttttatattgttaaatattcttaaatgtagttaaatgttgatgttttatattgttaaatatacttaattatagttaaatgttgttaaatgttgatgttttatattgttaaatatacttaaatgtagttaaatgttgatgttttatatcgttaaatatagttaaatgttgatgtttgatattgttaaatatacttaattatagttaaatgttgttaaatattgatgttttatgttgttaaatatagtttaatgttgatgtttgatattgttaaatatacttaattatagttaaatgttgttaaatattgatattttatattgttaaatatagttaaatgttgatgttttatattgttaaatatacttaaatgtagttaaatgttgatgttttatattgttaaatataCTAAATTATagttaaatgttgttaaatgttgatgttttatattgttaaatatacttaaatgtagttaaatgttgatgttttatatcgttaaatatagttaaatgttgatgttttatatgttaaatatacttaattatagttaaatgttgttaaatatacctaaatgtagttaaatgttgttaaatattgatattttatattgtagttaaatgttgatgttttatattgtCAAATATACTTAATTGTagttaaatgttgttaaatattgatgttttatatgttaaatatacttaaatgtagttaaatgttgatgttttatattgttaaatatacttaattataggtaaatgttgttaaatattgatgttttatgttaaatatacttaaatgtagttaaatgttgatgttttatattgtCAAATATACTTAATTGTagttaaatgttgttaaatattgatgttttatatgttaaatatacttaaatgtagttaaatgttgatgttttatattgttaaatatacttaaatatagttaaatattgatattttatatgttaaatatacttaaatgtagttaaatgttgatgttttagattgttaaatatacttaaatgtagttaaatgttgatgttttatatgttaaatatacttaaatgtagttaaatgttgatgttttagattgttaaatataaatgttgatATTCATATGAGGACAAgcatgtttctacaggagctCTCAGTGGACAAACTAAAGGTGAGGTAAGGGAGATTCATCTGTAAGACGAAACCTCAGACACGCCCACACGTGACATCACAGAGTATGATGTCACAAAGATGAAAGGATTGTTCACcttcatgtttaaaaacaagagTTTGAATATGTTTGCTTTGATCAGGTTTCTTCATCCTCACCATGGACTTTGAGATCAGACCGTTTCCCAAAAAGACCACGGCCAGAGTGGCCCCACCCAGAGTGGCCCCGCCCAGAGACCTTACCAGAAACACCACGACCACCAATGGTGTGGTCAAAAAGGCCCCGCCCTTACACTCCTCCCACATCTGTCATGACTGTCTGCCGCCAATGTCCGTCCTGAAGAATGAGAGCGGGACGCAGACGCTCGTCCACGTGGTGGACACAAACGTGGACAAGACGTACGAGTGGAACGAGTGGGAGCTGCGACGGAAAGCTCTGCAGCTGGCTAACATCCGCTCGAGGGCCACGCACTCCACGCAGACGCACCACAGTCACATGAGACGAGACAACGCCACGCAGACGTGGCTGCGCAGGGACGCCATCTGTCAGAGCCGGAGACACGGACACAGCAACGTCCCCAAACCTCATGTCTTCCTGGACGGACTGAGAGGACAGACACGATCACACGTGGTCAAAGTGGACCTGACCCGGCCAGTGGACGAGtaaactcacaaaataaaagctcagagctcacaaaataaaagcccagaGTTCACAAAATAGTTTCACAGTGAACATGTGAGTGAGTGCCGCCCTCTAGTGGCTAAAGCTTGTTCCTCATGATTTTCAAAttcatgataaaataaaaaatatttctttGATCGTTTGTAACAAAAATGTATCAGAAactcgtttttttttatcacattaggaaaaacatttatattataaaacagtcaaaagtagaagaaaacaaaccaacttttttttacaaacaagaataaaagcattgaataaatgaacatatatatatttatatgatcATATTTAATACAAATCTCAATGTTTACTTAAAtaacaaagctttatttttttcctataTTTAAAGTAAAGGACGTCTTTAATGTGATTTGATAATAAGATAAtactgcttttctttgttttacatacatcatatatatatatatacatatatatatatatatatatacatatatatatatatacacatacatatgattatatgtatgtatagatatacatatcaatataaaagtgacattttgtgATACtggtttaaatataaaacagatctgcttttaaaacaaacaaacaatcaaacaacaaacaaacaatcaaacaacaaaaaaacaatcaaacaaacaaacaaataatcaaacGTCTGCTTCATGTCAGGATTTCAACTTGAAGGAAAAATTTGATTAATCAAACATGtcatgttagcttagcattagcctcaGATGAGATGTCGTCAGTCGTCCTTGTGTCCTTGCATCCTTGCGTCCTTGTGTCCTCCAGAGAACAAAAGAAACCTCTTCCCGTTGGATGTGAACGCACCTTTGAGGAAATGACGGAGGATCAGTGCGTCAAACATCGTGTTCCCCCTCCTCTGAGGATGGAACCTTCTACAACCATGTCACTGTCGTCTTTCCTGTGACTGCCTGAAGGGGGCAGTCACATGACCAAatcgcttgttttttttacgaaaaCAAAGCCAGACATGAGGTTTGTCCAAATCCACGGACTGGATCCTCAGAAGAGAACTTCCTCCTCTGGCGCGCAAAGGATTCTGGGATATGACGCAAACGATCGTCAAATCAAACAACGTCCAGTCCACACTGAGGAGGATCCAGCCCGTGGATCAGGACCAGGCTCATTTGATGTAGCAGGAAGCAGGAAGtacgaaacaggaagtaggaAGCAGCTTACGTCCTCAGCGCTTCTCGGCACTCATGTGATCATTAGATAATTCATCATGCACTCACAGAAACACTCCGTGCTAACATTTCACAGTGGGCGTGGCTAACAGACGTTAGCAAAGCAGCTACCGTCATGGTGGAGGCGCGGTGGAGGACACGCCCACTTCCATGTGTGCACGACCATAAAAACTCGACAGATTGATAATAAAATCAGAACAGGCAAAAAAATCTCCCATGGTCATGTCTGGGTCACGTGACTTCACTATTCATGTTGCCACTCATGTCAGGTGACGCGGGGCGTGGCGGTGGTGTGACCCGTCACATGTCCTCGTACAGCAGCACGCCGCTGAAGACGGTGAGCGGCTCCACAGAGTGAGCCAGTTTCCCCGTCACCAGGTCCACGCAGACCGTGTCCCGCGCCTGCAGCGGCAGGATGATGTTGAAGACGGCAAGCGAGCCGGGCGTGGTCTTCGCCTCGGCCACCGGGTTGTTCTCCAGGCCCTCGGGCTGGTATCCTCCCGAGTCCACGCGCGCCATGCCGTAGTTGGACTTCGACAGAACAGCCTCGATCTTCTCGTTCTTATGACCCGTGAGGACGGCGCTGAAGAAGTAATGACCGTCTACAGGAGCCGTGAAGAttcctgaggaggaggaggaggaggaggaggaggagaaggagcagccagtcaaagcaaaaacagaaaaaaatgttgatcagtgctGAACTGTCCTCACATGAGGAAGGACAcggggacagtgtgtgtgttacctgtccTCACTTAAGGAAGGACAcggggacagtgtgtgtgttacctgtccTCGCGTCATAGAAGTCTCCTTCATTGACAAAGATCTTGTCAAACACAATGGTTCCGGCTCGGTCCGCAGGGGCGGTGAGGGCGGTGGAGAACGACAGTCTGGGCACGTGAGCGTCAGCACCAGGAAGTCCTGAAAACCAAAGCTCAGTGTTGATCATCGTGTGGATCCAGGTGTTTATTCATGTTCCCGCACGTCTTCCTCAGGTTCTTACCAGGCAGACCTGGAGCTCCATTCAGTCCTGGGGGCCCCCGGGTCCCCGGCAGCCCTTTGAACCCTCTCTCTCCTGGCGGCCCTGGGGGTCCGGGCAGACCTGTGAAAGGTAGAGGTCAACAATTGAGTCCAGGTGTttcagaggaaagaggaagtAAACGTAAACTCACCGCTCACACTCTGAAGATCTTTGACCACCTGGTTCACGCTGGAGTTCAGGTTCTTCACCCGGCTCTGGACGTGGTCCTGGTTCGTCTGGATCAGGTCCAGGATCCGGCCGTGACGGACGAGCGAGTCATTGAGACCGGAGACACATGTCCACAAACTGGACACGTGTCCATTCAGCCCTGAAGACAAACATGGAAACATCAGCAGTTTTCTGGTGACTTCAGTTTGAGCGACACAacacacgatcatgtgacgtagacatcgtCAAATGATCACGTCTgtttctcactgtgtgtttgtgtgtgtgtgtgatgttgacCTTGTCTGATCTTGTGGACGGCGTCAGAGACTCCGTCCAGCCGCCCGCACACGCCCTCCAGCTTGGACAACCTCTTCTCCAGACCGTCTCCTGACCTCTTACACTCGCCGACGTCCGTCAGCAGAGAGTTGTCGGTGCGTCGCAGGTCGCGCTCCAGCCCGTCCAGCCGCTCCCTGCTGTCCTCGCCGTGCTCCGTCACTTCCTGCTGGATCTTGTCGAGCTCTGAGATGATCTTGTCCTTGGTGTTTCctgtcaggggtcagaggtggGCGAGGCATGAGGTGAGTTGGTTGGTGCGTCCGTTTGGTGTTGTGAGTGAACTCACCGAGGTCCGTGATGACGCTGCCGTGTTTGTGGACCGTGTGTTCCAGACTCTTCAGCGTGTCGTTGATGGAGCTGAAGGTGAGGATGACCTCAGACAGTTCGCCCTGCAGCGTCTTCAGCTGCTCGTTGTTGACGGAGCCGCCGATCACGCTGTGGCCGTCTAACGTCTTCTCTGAGTCCAGTCCAGTTCCAGCTCCGCTGCTTCCACCACGACTACCCGGGCGATCCGATCCGCCTGAGGTGCCACCTGTGGGTCGTTTCATTCCCAACTTTATCATCTgctcagaaaaacaggaaaacaacatgaagTTCCTTGTGTGGGCCGGACTTACACTGGCCACACCTCCTGACGTCGTGTCGCAACAGACGCACTTCGTCCTGCAGCTGTGAACACGTGTGAGAGCGGCTATCTTTCTCTGAGTCCAGTCTGAtctgcagtctgttgatgtgGCTCTGCATGTGCCCAAGTGCATCATGGGAGTGATTCTTCAGCCTCCGCAGCTCGTCCTCCACCCTGCGACACAGCTCGCAGTCGTGGCCGAGCAGCTCCACCTCCGTCACGATGCGATTGAAGTGCTCGCCGTGGTCGCCCGTCAGAGCCTTGATCTTACGAACATCGTGACTCAAGTCCACCACCTGCAGGTGAGAGAGTGACGTCGTCAAACGCTCCCGGGTTAGGGTTGAACATGAAgataaacatgaacatgaacatgaacatgaaccttGTCGTGCAGAGAGTCTCCAGACACTGACAGGTCTTTGAGTTGAGTGTTAAAATGTTGAATCTTGTCCTCGTTGGCGATGACTCTCCACTCCAGAGatttctctgtgtcttctctTTGTCCTCCTGTACCTCCCTTGTTCCCGCCTCCTGaactgactcctcctcctgtacCTCCCCTGTTCCCGCCTCCTGAACTGACCCCTCCTTCTCCTGTACCTCCCCTGTTCCCGCCCCCTGaactgactcctcctcctgtacCTCCCCTGTTCCCGCCTCCTGAACTGACCCCTCCTTCTCCTGTActggctcctcctcctgaactgacccctcctcctcctgtactggcccctcctcctcctcctgcacagcTGCACATGTCCAGCCTGTGCTCGTGGACTGTGGTGGAGTTCTCCAGCACCGACAGCCTCTTGTCCCAGTCGTTCACCCTGTTCTTCATCAGCACCATGTCCACGTCCACGTCCTTTTCTGTGACCTTGACGTCCAGGATCACTGTCCTCAGGTCCTTGAGCTCATTCTCCAGCTGAGAGCAGCTGTTGTTGACACGAAGCTCCAGGTCTCTCAGATTTTTGTCCAACATTTTATCACTATCAGCTCCACccaatcctcctcctctggacccgctgctgccgccgccacctcctcctcctgtttctcctgctcctcttgtttctcctcctcctcctgtttctcctcctcctcctccactgagcTCCTTCTCCACACGGTTGTGCAGATCGTCTAAGTTGTCTGAGGCTGAGCTGATCTTGCGTTCAGCGTGTGTGAGGCGGAGTGTGAGGTCGTGCGTGGCGTTGCAGCACGTCTGCAGCCCGCCCACGTCTCGCTGCAGCCCGCCCACATCTCGCTGCAGCCCGCCCACGTCTCGCCGCAGCCCGTCCACGCTGTGACGATATCGCAGCTCCACCGTGTTCAGCTGCTTCTCCAGAGCTCGGatcctgtctctgtcctccagctGCTGACGACGCAGATCCTCCACGCCGGCCtggacacaagcacacaaacatcATGTGTTCACAACACAACCAACACAAAGATTccaacactaaccctaacccaggaaCATTCCATTACTTTGGGaattttatgtatatgtatatatacattctatatgtatatatacatatatatacatatatgtatatgtataaatgatGAAAGTatatatactattattattacattatatatataatattattaagaTATTGCTAGATTATTTACTACTTATTTACAAGGTTTATTTCTGGGTATTGAGAACTTAATTCTGAGGTGTTTCACTGAGTGTGTTTATCttggtttcatttattaaaatggtattttgtttgtgtttaaaggtttttcacctGGCTGTAAACATTGCATCAATcttctaaataaaagaaagaagaaaaagagagcaagTGTGACGAGTGGATTCCTGTAAAGTCATCagccatcatctaccgctttatcctccaccagagggtcgcggggggtgctgtgccaatctcagctacatcgggcgataggcggggtcacaccctggacagttcgccagtccatcgcagggccacacacacacacacagatagagacaaacaaccattcactctcacactcactcctatggtcaatttagaatgttcaatttacctaatccccacattgcatgtttttggactgtgggaggaagccggagaacccggagagaacccacgcacacacggggagaacatgcaaactccatgcagaaaggcccttgttccaaccggggctcgaacccgggtcttctcgctgcaaggcgagagtgctaaccactacaccaccgtgtggccctggaATCCTGTAAAGTCTTCCTGAAAATTAGCAGCCTTATCAAGTGGGGAGTTTTGCACACTAAAGCCTTGCCATAGTGAGGGACTtgacaattataataataataataatagtatatatactgtatatatatactatggtattatataaaatatgtcaTCTCGTCTCTGACACTAGTTTGAagtgctgccccctggtggttggTGAAGTCATGACTGTGAGTCGCAGctgatgctaatgctaatagCATTGTTTGGACTCTTTAAAAGTCTCCTGCGCCCCATGTGTGGGTCTCGccccagtgtttgagaaccatagACTTTTTCATTGATTCTTTGTTTAATATTCCCTCACTGAGCTGTGACTGTTGATGGGCGGAGCCTCAGGTGGGATGTCATACCTGACAGGAGGAGCAGGACAGTGACACCCTCCtctccagctccctcagaatctcCTCCTTCAGCGAGTTCAGCCCGCCTCCGGACACGCCCCCCTCCAGCTCGTTACCTTTGCCGTTCACCAGGTGGTTGTTGATGCTTAGCAGCGTTTTGTCGTGAGCctgattcaaacacacaaacagtgggCGTGTCCTTTCTGCTCCATCATGGACCAATCAGAGCTCATATTTCATCTCCATTGTGACGTTGTGTATctttattatcttatttaatCTTAATCTGATGAATGATAATGTCTTGTGTATCACACTCACCTGTGTGCGATTGTCCAGTTGGTCCAGTTTGGTCTGGATGCTGTGAATTGTCTCTTTAATCTCAGGCTGAGCTGCATCAGCAGggtttcttcctcctcccccggctcctcctctggctcctccttctcctcctactcctcctcctcctggattGCTGCCCTCCTGCTGGGGGCGCTGGTCCAGGGTGGACTGCAGGTCCTGGAGGTTGTTGGTCAGACTCGAGatcttctcctccagctgccTCAGTTTGTCACTCTCACCTTTcccagaggaaaataaagatgCTGTAGTTCACTGTCCTCACCAGCAGAGGTCAGCACAGATCATCCCTCCACTCACCAGAGCTGGCTCCTCCCTGACTGtaaacccctcctcctcctcctggaccGATGGTGCAGTCCTGTCCactgtaaccatgacaacactTCCACTCCATCTCTGTCAACATTTTGTAGGCCACTTTGTAGCGCGGTCGCATGTAAGTACGATAGCTGCAgagagaggtcaaaggtcaaagatcAAACAAAATCACAGCGTCATGTGACACTGGTGTTTGGGGCACGcctcctgtgtgtgcgtgcgtgtgtactTACACCACCACTCTGCTGCACTGGCCACTCCCCCAGCTGCAAGGATGATAATCAGGTTTCACGTAGGTTTCAACACCGTCCTCAACGACACAACTCACCGTCTTTGTCACCACAAACGCACACCAGttcctgttacacacacacacacacacacacacattgtccaTGTGACAGTGGCATTGTGGGTAAGGTCTTGTGGTCCTGATGTCAACAATGACTCTTTGTGTTGAAATTAAATTTGTGTTACATGAATTTTGTGGAATCCAGAAACAACGAGCAGCAGAAACGTGGCTGTAGTCTGCTCTCTGTCTTAATCTGGTCTCAGgagtctggtctctgtcttAATCTGGTCTCAGGAGTCTGGTCTCTGTAGTCTGGTCTCTGTATTAATCTGGTCTCAGGAGTCTGGTCTCTATCTTAATCTGGTCTAATTCTTAGTCTGGTCTCAGTCTTAAATCTGGTCTGAGgagtctggtctctgtcttAATCTGGTCTCAGGAGTCTGGCATCTGTCTTAATCTGGTCTCAGGAGTCTGGTCTCAGTAGTCTGGTCTCTGTCTTAATCTGGTCTCAGGAGTCTGGACTCTGTCTTAAACTGGTCTCAGTCTTAGTCTAGTCTCAGGAGTCTGGTTTCTGTCTTAATCTGGTCTCAGGAGTCTGGCATCTGTCTTAATCTGGTCTCTGTAGTCTGGTCTCTGTCTTAATATGGTCTCAGGAGTCTGGTCTCTGTTTTAATCTGGTCTCTGTAGTCTGGTCTCTGTCTTAATCTGGTCTCTGTAGTCTGGTCTCTGTCTTAATCTGGTCTCAGGAGTGTGGTCTCTGTCTTAATCTGGTCTCTGTACTCTGTAGTCTGGTCTCTGTTTTAATCTGGTCGCAGGAGTGTGGTCTCTGTCTTAATCTGGTCTCAGTCTTAATCTGGTCTCTGTCTTAATCTGATCTCTGTAGTCTGGTCTCTGTCTTAATCTGGTCTCAGGACTCTGGCCTCTGTCTTAATATGATCTCTGTAGGCTGGTCTCTGTCTTAATCTGGTCTCAGGAGTCTGGTCTCAGTCTTAATCTGGTCTCTGTAGTCTGGTTTTAGTCCTAATCTGGTCTCTGTAGTCTGGTCTCTGTTTTAATCTGGTCTCAGTCTTAATCTGGTCTCTGTTTTAATCTGGTCTCAGGAGTCTGGTCTCAGTCTTAATCTGGTCTCTGTAGTCTGGTCTCAGTCTTAATCGGTCTCTGTAGTCTGGTCTCAATCTTAATCTGGTCTCAGGTGTCTGGTCTCAGTCTTAATCTGGTCTCAGGAGTCTGGTATCTGTCTCAAACTGATCTCTGTAGTCTGGTCTCTGTTTTAATCAGGTCTGAGTCTTAATCTGGTCTCTTAATCTGGTCTCAGTCTTAATCTGGTCTCAGGAGTCTGGTCTCAGTCTTAATCTGGTCTCAGgagtctggtctctgtcttAATCTGATCTCTGTAGTCTGGTCTCTGTCTTAATCTGATCTCTGTAGTCTGGTCTCAGTCTTAATCTGGTCTCAGGAGTCTGGTCTCTGTTTTAATCTGGTCTCTGTCTTAATCTGATCTCTGTAGTCTGGTCTCAGTCTTAATCTGGTCTCTGTAGTCTGGTTTTAGTCTTAATCTGGTCTCTGTAGTCTGGTCTCTGTTTTAATCTGGTCTCAGTCTTAATCTGGTCTCTGTTATCTGGTCTCATTCTTAATCTGGTCTCTGTAGTCTGGTCTCTGTTTTAATCTGGTCTCAGGGGTCTGGTCTCAGTCTTAATCTGGTCTCTGTTATCTGGTCTCAGGAGACTGGTCTCAATCTTAATCTGGTCTCAGGTGTCAGGTCTCAGTCCTAATCTGGTCTCAGGGGTCTGGTCtctgttttaaactgatctCTGTAGTCTGGTCTCTGTTTTAATCTGGTCTCAGGGGTCTGGTCTCTGTCTTAAACTGATCTCTGTAGTCTGGTCTCTGTCTTAATCTGATCTCTGTAGGCTGGTCTCTGTCTTAATCTGGTATCAGGAGTTTGGTCTCAGTCTTAATCTGGTCTCTGTTTTAATCTGGTCTCAGGATTCTGGTCTCAGTCTTAATCAGGTCTATGTAGTCTGGTTTTAGTCTTAATCTGGTCTCTGTAGTCTGGTCTCTGTTTTAATCTGGTCTCAGGAGTCTGGTCTCAGTCTTAATCTGGTCTCTGTAGTCTGGTCTCAGTTTTAATCGGTCTCTGTAGTCTGGTCTCAATCTTAATCTGGTCTCAGGTGTCTGGTCTCAGTCTTAATCTGGTCTCTGTAGTCTGGTCTCAGTCTTAATCGGTCTCTGTAGTCTGGTCTCAATCTTAATCTGGTCTCAGGAGTCTGGCTCTGCTGTGTGTTGTACAGCAGTCGTTTATGTTTGCGATGACGtcttttgtaaatgtttaaaataagtgataaaagtcggagtgtgtgtgtgtgtgtgtgtgtgtgtgtggtcagcagggggcgctcacagatCTCTGAAGCTTTCCTttaaaacagcaacagaaaaaTACCTAAACTGCATCTGTATCACCATGGAAACGTCATACCACGTCCCACTGACGTCATCAGAGCTACATAACTTCTCCGTCTCTCTCAGCTGACCTGCAGTGACATCACCATCACCTCCttctttatcatca from Solea solea chromosome 5, fSolSol10.1, whole genome shotgun sequence harbors:
- the LOC131459913 gene encoding EMILIN-1-A-like, producing MAARLLLLLLLALWTCGHAKSSFPVRPSYSLYTGGHAHRGRATSRHRNWCAFVVTKTVSCVVEDGVETYVKPDYHPCSWGSGQCSRVVVYRTYMRPRYKVAYKMLTEMEWKCCHGYSGQDCTIGPGGGGGVYSQGGASSGESDKLRQLEEKISSLTNNLQDLQSTLDQRPQQEGSNPGGGGVGGEGGARGGAGGGGRNPADAAQPEIKETIHSIQTKLDQLDNRTQAHDKTLLSINNHLVNGKGNELEGGVSGGGLNSLKEEILRELERRVSLSCSSCQAGVEDLRRQQLEDRDRIRALEKQLNTVELRYRHSVDGLRRDVGGLQRDVGGLQRDVGGLQTCCNATHDLTLRLTHAERKISSASDNLDDLHNRVEKELSGGGGGETGGGGETRGAGETGGGGGGGSSGSRGGGLGGADSDKMLDKNLRDLELRVNNSCSQLENELKDLRTVILDVKVTEKDVDVDMVLMKNRVNDWDKRLSVLENSTTVHEHRLDMCSCAGGGGGASTGGGGVSSGGGASTGEGGVSSGGGNRGGTGGGVSSGGGNRGGTGEGGVSSGGGNRGGTGGGVSSGGGNKGGTGGQREDTEKSLEWRVIANEDKIQHFNTQLKDLSVSGDSLHDKVVDLSHDVRKIKALTGDHGEHFNRIVTEVELLGHDCELCRRVEDELRRLKNHSHDALGHMQSHINRLQIRLDSEKDSRSHTCSQLQDEVRLLRHDVRRCGQCGTSGGSDRPGSRGGSSGAGTGLDSEKTLDGHSVIGGSVNNEQLKTLQGELSEVILTFSSINDTLKSLEHTVHKHGSVITDLGNTKDKIISELDKIQQEVTEHGEDSRERLDGLERDLRRTDNSLLTDVGECKRSGDGLEKRLSKLEGVCGRLDGVSDAVHKIRQGLNGHVSSLWTCVSGLNDSLVRHGRILDLIQTNQDHVQSRVKNLNSSVNQVVKDLQSVSGLPGPPGPPGERGFKGLPGTRGPPGLNGAPGLPGLPGADAHVPRLSFSTALTAPADRAGTIVFDKIFVNEGDFYDARTGIFTAPVDGHYFFSAVLTGHKNEKIEAVLSKSNYGMARVDSGGYQPEGLENNPVAEAKTTPGSLAVFNIILPLQARDTVCVDLVTGKLAHSVEPLTVFSGVLLYEDM